Within the Echinicola sp. 20G genome, the region TGGCATCCAATATACTTTCCAAGATAATATCATTAATGTACCTCACCAGTCTTATAAAAACACAGCCTTTGCAGTGGAAAGTGATTGGTCAGGAGCCAGCTATTGGTTCAGCCTCTTGGCCTGTGCTGAAAAAGGTTCATTGTTCCTTAAAGGTCTCAAAAAAGACAGCCTTCAAGGAGACTCAAAAGTTGTAGACATCATGGATAAATTGGGAGTTCAAAGTGAATTCACCAATAAAGGAATACAGCTTACAAAAAAGCCGGTTACCGGTCTTCAGGAGTTTGACTTTACACATTGCCCAGACCTGGCCCAAACAGTTGCGGTGACCTGTGCTCTCATTGGTCAAAAAAGTAAATTCACAGGACTGGAAAGCCTAAGAATCAAAGAGACGGACAGGATTTATGCCCTTCAGCAAGAGCTGGCCAAATTCAATGCCCAATTGGTGGAAGAAGAAAACGAAGTGTTTACGCTTATTCCATCCACAGGTATTCCTGAAACAGTAACCATTCACACTTATGATGACCACAGGATGGCCATGGCATTTATGCCTTTAGCCACCAAAACGAAAGTCATCATTGAAGACAAAGAAGTAGTCAACAAATCCTATCCGAGCTTTTGGAAACATTGCGAACTGGTGGGCATTTTGTAAATACTTAAAAGCTGTCTATCAAATGTGGACAGCTTTTATTTTCTCTACAGGAACCATTTTAGTGAAAAGTCAATCAATTGATATTGATATTTTGCATGGACTGATCTAATTTCACTGGACAATTCTAACACTTGACCTAACCTCCACAAAATTGAAATCTCCACAACAACGAGTAGCCATTCAAGGCATCAAAGGCTCCTACCACTATCAAGTAGCTCTAAATAAATTTGGTTCTGAAATCAATGTCGTAGAATGCCTGAGCTTTTCCGAATTGGTGCGAAAAATCATCAATGAGGAAGCTGATATTGGGGTATTGGCCTTGGAAAACTCCATTGCTGGAGCCATCCTCCCCAATTATGATTTGATGGACAGAAACAACCTCAGCATCATTGGGGAATTTTATCTTCCCATCGCCCACCAACTGATGGCATTGAAGGGTCAAAGCATTGAAGACATCAAAGAAGTACGCTCCCACCCAATGGCTTTATTGCAATGCAAAGCTTTCTTTGAACATTATCCCCACATCAAATTGATTGAGGATCTTGACACTGCTGCGGTAGCCAAAACCATTAGTGATAAAAAACTAAAAGGCGTCGGCGCAATAGCCGGAAAATCAGCTGCTGAATTCTACCAATTGGACATTCTGGCTTCTGACATACAGACGATCAAAAATAACTTTACGAGGTTTTGTATTGTCCAAAAGGAAAACAAGGCTCGTGAAAAAGACTCTTTCGACAAAGCCTCAATCAAATTGATCATTAAAAATGAACCTGGAAGCCTAGCCAAAGTATTGACCACAATGAGTGAGCACAACCTTGACCTCTCCAAAATCCAGTCACTTCCTGTTATAGATGAGCCTTGGAATTATGCTTTTTTCATTGACATGATATTCAACAATGTCAACGACTATCATGAAACAATCG harbors:
- a CDS encoding 3-phosphoshikimate 1-carboxyvinyltransferase; this encodes MNNITLAPKPSFGEVTIPLPSSKSESNRVLIIDALTEGENDISNLAEARDTQTMIRLLREDPEILDVLDAGTTMRFLTAYAALSNRKKTLTGTPRMCERPIGILVDALRSIGAKINYKGKEGYPPMETQGFSEQLTDHVKIRGDVSSQYISALLMNAPLLPKGLTLELTGKIGSRTYIEMTLELMKQFGIQYTFQDNIINVPHQSYKNTAFAVESDWSGASYWFSLLACAEKGSLFLKGLKKDSLQGDSKVVDIMDKLGVQSEFTNKGIQLTKKPVTGLQEFDFTHCPDLAQTVAVTCALIGQKSKFTGLESLRIKETDRIYALQQELAKFNAQLVEEENEVFTLIPSTGIPETVTIHTYDDHRMAMAFMPLATKTKVIIEDKEVVNKSYPSFWKHCELVGIL
- a CDS encoding prephenate dehydratase, which translates into the protein MKSPQQRVAIQGIKGSYHYQVALNKFGSEINVVECLSFSELVRKIINEEADIGVLALENSIAGAILPNYDLMDRNNLSIIGEFYLPIAHQLMALKGQSIEDIKEVRSHPMALLQCKAFFEHYPHIKLIEDLDTAAVAKTISDKKLKGVGAIAGKSAAEFYQLDILASDIQTIKNNFTRFCIVQKENKAREKDSFDKASIKLIIKNEPGSLAKVLTTMSEHNLDLSKIQSLPVIDEPWNYAFFIDMIFNNVNDYHETIEILTNRGHKIKVLGEYKNTK